From the genome of Triticum aestivum cultivar Chinese Spring chromosome 3B, IWGSC CS RefSeq v2.1, whole genome shotgun sequence, one region includes:
- the LOC123069486 gene encoding D-aminoacyl-tRNA deacylase, whose amino-acid sequence MRAVVQRVLSASVEVEGQVVSAIGPGLLVLVGVHEADTSSDADYICRKVLNMRLFTNEKTGKAWDQSVMQRNFEVLLVSQFTLYGILKGSKPDFHVAMPPAKAKPFYASLVEKFQKSYKTDSVKDGIFGAMMKVSLVNDGPVTMQVDSPSLQGSGQSSNGDAGLVRDGEAAVPDETH is encoded by the exons ATGAGGGCCGTGGTGCAGCGCGTCCTCTCGGCCAGCGTCGAG GTGGAAGGGCAAGTGGTTTCGGCGATCGGCCCGGgcctcctcgtcctcgtcggcGTTCACGAGGCTGACACCAGCTCCGACGCCGACTACAT CTGTCGGAAGGTCCTGAATATGAGGCTGTTTACTAATGAGAAGACTGGAAAAGCATGGGATCAGAGT GTTATGCAGCGGAACTTTGAAGTCCTGTTAG TGAGCCAATTTACCTTATATGGAATCCTGAAGGGTAGCAAGCCAGATTTCCATGTGGCTATGCCGCCTGCGAAAGCAAAACCTTTCTACGCTTCTTTGGTTGAGAAGTTTCAAAAGTCGTACAAAACTGATTCAGTTAAAG ATGGCATTTTTGGAGCAATGATGAAG GTTTCATTGGTAAATGATGGCCCTGTAACAATGCAAGTTGACTCACCCTCCCTGCAAGGCTCTGGTCAGTCAAG CAATGGTGATGCTGGTTTGGTAAGAGACGGTGAAGCAGCAGTACCCGATGAGACTCATTAA